CCATCATGGAGGCCACCATCTTCGCTTTTTCCTTCCAGATCCTGATCTTGGtttatcttgattggccaggataacCTAACTCTTGTGCAGGCACAAAGGTGTTTATTAATTCCTGGCGCATGAATGATGATCTGCAAATGGGTATGGTCAGCAAAATTTGATAGCTGatcaggtaagaacagttattgcaaaaggaacagtgtctgcaataaacacctgccttgACCATGAATTTTTAAAGTGGGAATAATTAAACTTCTAGAGGTGTCTTCTGTTAGAATTAATTCTTTaaagtgtttctcagccagggttccttgagctatgaacAGTTGGACCTATCAGGTCAGTTACAGACAactaatgacctttttggctatgtgtaaaggtgacattcttccctctgagcattacactattatactgtgagctacGGCTATAGTGAATATATTAGAGTTTGCCCATGATCTGAAGGTTATAACAtttggttcctccatgttaaagtGGTTAAGAAAGACTGTTTTATAGCATTACAGGCAAAGTTCAATgacatttctgtgttttaatctcttttgtattaaaaacatgCATATGAAATGTACTATTCTGTTTTGatgctcatttttttctgtttaacacTGAAACTGTGGCTTTAATAAATACCGTATATACCCGCATATAAGCAGACTTTTTCAGCCCCCCAAAAAACCCCCTCAGTTTTTACGCCAGTCTGGTGCAAAAAAAGCTCCCAATCTGGCAGCAAGAGTACGCCTGAGTTATGCCGGTTACAggctaaatttccatgcaaaaaaatgtaacgctttttgcgtggaaatacggacagaattagaacgcaaatggggctacagtggctgaatgcagtaccgctttCAGACCCTTTTTTCGGACAGAATCATACCTCCAGGGAGaaaaaagagaatttagtggttgggtATGGTAAGTAGTGTACCTACCttaccactaaattctcactatggtatttgtttactgtaatATGGCTGTAATATGAAATTTTATTGTTACTTATTTTGAAACTTGCAGCATTTCCCATCCTAGGCTTATAagcgagtcaatcaatttttcccgttttccaaggtaaaaaagGTAGAGCGGCTTATACACGAGTATATATGGTAGGTTAGGCATTGTGATAAATCTCCACCCAAAATTCAGGATGCTGATAATAGGGAACCCAGCCAGCAACATTCCACTAGTTGAATACCATCTTTCTGTATTCCCAGGTTTAGCAGCAGGTGAAATTTAATCATATAAACCTAACTAGTAATATAGGGAGGAAGCAAACATTTGTCCTTTACAAATAATGCAAACCAGACCAATGATTTTGTGCACTGCTCATAATATTGCCTATGGAACATTAAAAATTTGGAGTAGTTTTATAAAAAGTAGTTTTTCAGATGACACTGGTAACAACACTGGCCTCCAGCATAAATCAAAGCATTTGCAGaatcacacaaaatatttttgatcatttttttgttcaCAAAACACTTGTCTGATGGCTTAATCAGTTAAACAGTGCAAAAACCATTAAGGACTAACAAATGGATTTCAGTATTGCATTTTGCACTGTTTTACTGGATAaacccatttattttaatatcaatCTAAAAGGGAGAGCTTTTCTTTTGAAACTGTTGGATGTACATTTCTTCcccatttccttatttttttttttaatttattgaaattttgCAACCCTCCTATGGTATTTGCAGACAGCTTCAGGTGACCACAATAGAGAATAGCCAGAAAGGGCTGAAAAGTTGTCTGATCACCATTGTCTCCTTGTAACATTCATATCTTATTACCTCCACATACACATATGAGTTGGGCAGATCATATATGTTCATGAAGCAGCCAGAAGGAATCTGATAAAACCATGTGTAAATAAAGGCCTTTCTTTTAAACACTTACAAGTTTCAACAGATATTTAGGCATATGCCCTTCTAGTTTGCAAccatggtcattaaaaaaaaagcctacagCTAACAAGtctaaaaagatttattgtaaaGGAGGATTTGCCTTTTCCCCAGTTGTCTAAAAAGTTAAATAGGTGTGTGTGTATTTTCAATACTTGTTTTTTTGGTATCTTAAGCACAAGAACCCCCACATCTTAGCATCAATGGCACTTGTTTATCAGCCAGTATTCTGAAAGACAGTAAAATTTCAGCCACATGGCCCCAAGTCAGATTTGCTTGTCAGTTTTGTTGTGAATGAAGTGGGAAAAATACACTTGGTCTTCAGGCCTTTAAATCTCTTACACACTGTACAACAGCTTCCAGTCCCTCTGGTTTCTAAGTTCTTGCTTCTCATTTCTCTACCACTTTCCCCTTTTGCTCCAGTCCTTAGGAGTAAAGTGTAGACATTTGGAGTCTATCCTGAGAATCCTTTTCAACATAGCTCTTTCATGACCTTCCACAATGTCTTCTGAAAGTGTGAGAATGTACTGACCCTGGAAGAGAGGTATGTGCCAGTCACTAGCACCAGTAGCACtgataaactaaaaaatgttacatggatTATAACTAGCTCATGCAAATAAATTTCAGATCTGATGTAATTGCCAGCTGACATTGTTATGAAGCCATCAGGTGGCTTACACTTACCACACctgaaaagcctgaaaaaaagggAGGCACTAGATTACATTTTACAGCAGCAGTGATTAACTTATATAATATAGTGCAGCTCTTACATAACTGAAGGGCTGCGGTTACAATTTTCAGTAAATGTAATGCTACAGGCACGCAGAAGGACATCATCAAAAACTGTAAACATGCTATATTTGTGAGTTTTTGAAAACTGGGATATGGGTGCAGTAGACAATCAGAATGGAGACATAATAAAAGTTATTGCTAGAAATGACTGCTATTGCAGTCTCTTTACAAATCAATCGGTGCACATCTGTACTCCCAACAGTGTCCTTAAAACTACCACAGTTcataaacaggtagtccccgagttaaggatatccaacatacagacgactcctagataaaaacggggcttccctgctagctcaTGTGCAAgatagaggcttgatggggggggggaggtagGCTGTTTACAagacttacagaagaaatattttggttgtagctctttaatgaccaagaaactctgcagttgtttctttttgcatatcaaagcacatcttgctccagaagttaatgaatgtcttttttttgtgataaactcacagtgagggttttatacagtaactgacaccatgctgtctaataatatgttgaaacaaagatctgtcctaattgcatttattaaaataatgtacctgttccgacttacataatAATTCAACTAAAGAAGaaacctacactccctatctcgtatgttatgcgtgtgtgtgtgttagtatatttatttatgtctatACTGGGTATTAACTCAAAATAAGCTGCAATGTTATGAAAGAAACCAACGGCAGGCTTTTAGTTGGGAGATTTACCTTGTAATAATTGATGAGATTTAGGTATTGCAGTGTTGATATCACATCCTCTTTCTTTATACTCGTTATTTCACTgatttcactaaaataaaatagcCTGTATTAGTACATTTACACAATTACTAATTTTTGATCATTAGCACATGACCTGTACAGGTTGTCAAATGGCTTATGACTTGATTTTGTAACTTACTTAATAGTAATCTGTGGTCTCTCTCCAGTTTCTGTCTTCAGTTCCATGAGGATTTCTAAGATTGTCTGAGACCAGTAACTACGGTAAGATAGAAGACCCAAATCTGAAAGGGGCTTTTCTGGAGTGCCTGTCTTTCCCTCTACCTTAGACAATTCATAACCTGGCAGAAGTAAGGAATGTAAGTACATTCAATTGATGACACAAAGAAGAATGGAAAAATGAAGTATTGTAGGCTACGTACTGAATTCTATAAGCAGTTTTCCATAGCCTCTTCTTTGGTAGGGTGGCAAGGTAAGGATACAAGCCACATTATAATCCTCTGTAGATTCCTTTTCCTGGGaaaatcagaataataaaaatggtaaatgttcTTTGTCACACACAAATCCTTCAATAAACATGTAGGGATTGTCTTAAAGCTGTACGTGCCTTCAGTAACATGTTCAGAGGCTTTGTAATTAGTTTATAaaacctgttttatataaaaccttACTGTTGCAAAATTTGTCATTCAAAAATAGTGTATTGGTGTTCATGGGAACAGTCTCTATAATAGTTTGAAAAAGTATGATGAAGCCTAGAAAAAGGCTTTGAAGCTAAAACTGGGCAAGTCACCACACGTGGGATATCTGTTAGTTTGTGGATGCTTTGATTGGGAATTCTTCACTAACTGATGCTCGTGATTGTTTATTCTGCCACACAAATCAGAAAATGCACAGGCATGACCCTAAATGGAGACGAACCTTAGAGAAGTACCCAACAATATGGAAGCCTTTTGAGTCATATTCAGTCATGATATAAAACAGGAAAGGATCTGTGTCATAATATAAGGTTTTGTGGTCCAAAAAGCATTTCGCCAAAAGGCACAAATTCTGAGAATaactctgtaaagaaaaaaaatgaactgtataTTAGAGATGAAAGataatatatttcacatatgtACAAAAGGGACAGATAAACCCAAACCCTAATTCCCCAATGAACTaagcatttatttttcaataaacccTTATTTAGTAATGTTTGGcttaaaaaactaaagaaaattgaTAGGGATGTTTTCAAcagaattttaacattttaacgatttcacagaaaaaaaaaaataaaaccggcAACTGAACTGGGCTGGTTTATCAGCCAGTTCAGTACTTTCTTGCTCAACTATTTTCTGTGACAGtatacaaatattacacaaaCAAGAGGAATAAACAcaatctaaaaagtaaaaagggaCCTAAAAACAGtagtttttctataaatcaagGGTAAAACTGATCAAAATACTTAATAAGCACAAGTTAAAGTATTTAGCTCATCAAAATATTTCAgaatttgtaaactttttttttcccagtaagttggtattatttaatttacagtttttcacaaatacacaaatccttcaaTAAACATGTAGGGATTGTCTTAAAGCTGTATATGCCTTCAGTAATATGTTCAGGGGCATTGCAATTAGTTTATAAAACCTTACTGTTGCAAAATTTGTCAATGAAAAATAGTGTATTGGTGTTCATGGGAAGAGTTTCTATAATAGTTTGAACGAATATGATGAACCCCAGAAAAGGGCTTAGAAGTTAAAAATGGGAAAGTGCTGCAGCCACCACATGGGATATCTGACAGTTTGTGGATGCTTTGATTGGGATCTCTGCACTAATTGATGCATGGCATCTTTTGCCAATGTTACTCATCTGTGGAATTGTGTTTTTTGAACATAAGTCCTGAAACCCAGAGAATTTCAAGTAAATTCTAAATATGCATGAGCAAATTGCAGCTGCACTTACCTTATTTTTACGTCCATCTATTTCAAAAAAGGAGATGGTCCCTTTCCTGTAAATTTCATTCCCTGGAGGATGTCTCAGGTTGCATTTAGTCTTTAAAGAAGTAAAGATGAAAATATCAATGTTGCTGCATGAAGAATATTTTGGTTATTTATAATAGAAACATAATATCCTGCTGGCATGTGGTGGCATGGTTTACGACAAGATATTGTTAACGATTAAAGACTTAAAACTAATGTGGTATTTTGGTCAattccaatttaattttttgttttatacgtttttaaagtttatgcatagccagtattttttgtaaaatttttaatttatttaaaaaaaaaataaaaaaaaaaggttaaaaccaTCATACTGTTGCCTTTGACCTGCTGGATAATTTTCCTTTACTGTAGACATgcaacagaaaattaaataaatctccTTAAATTGATTAAAATTGATTGGTCAATTTAAAAGACAGTTGTcagagaaacattttaattttacaaccACTTTGAACTGTTGTTCTAGCTGATATTTCTGGAAAATGTCTAGTCCATCTGCACAATCCAGTGCTCCAACTTTGATAATCTAAGTTAgtgtttttcagcctttttttgagccacagcacattttttacattgaaaaaaatccttaggcacaccacaaaccaaatgttacaaaatgacactgtaGCTTAAgacagtatatataatgacaatatagtttctcaataTATTTATAGTTGCGAAATACTTGAAacgggtgcccacacttttttggtttgcaagctacttttaaaatgaccaagtcaaaatgtatatataagtcATAAgtcataatgtatatatatacacacacacacacatacatacacacacatatatacacacatgactATGTTGCCAAGTAACTaactgttgtttttaattttcataataaataattttttatgttaccGGTATTGTTGAATTTCACAACCGTTAAGTTACTcagctatatatacacacacacacacacacacacacacacacatatacatattaggtatttttttgcacttttgattTTTGACTGgtaatggaatgtaaatctctatttaatttagttatattctggaatggcgcatggtttcttcagtacccagtaacatgttatacccaaatatggatctgagtaaaaatgctagaaaaaaaaaatatgaggcagctttaaagcctttgtcaaatatttgtcaagttacatgtagcagccactctacaaaaaagaGATGTATATTTACatcccctgaaagttagaattttaacaaccactagaaatcaagatactagatacagggaaagaaacgagtatatgccttcaatttataagaaaatacataaaaagaagttctagctaaggtgcaatatgactcacCCAACGGGAGAGAGAGCAgactctgtattcctttgtcacactacgtgtcctgtgctaccacaagcgaGGAACTATGGTAACCCTTGCTGACATGAGTGGACGgagccagaactgagccagggctaCGTGATCGACTCCACCCTTACAAAACCTAGTTGATGGGACGTGAGAAGGGATGGTAGGAATCACTGCAATCTATTGGCCATTATTTTGGCCAAAAGTTTGTAATCacagttaggtaaaaaaaaaaaaaaagggtcggTAAGAAGATACTAATAGCGAGTCCCTACCCTCCTTTGAAATTAAAATAGTATGGGCCTCAATAAAATTCGGAAAGGGAGTATTTTGTGTCAGTATTGAGTTATACACTTATCAATAATGAGCTAATTTCCACACTATCCATTTTATAAACCTGCAGAGAAACCATCTGGACCTGGTGTTTTACAATTCGCCATCaaactaaattgtttttttgcacttcCTCAATAGTTAATGGTCTACCAAGGAGTTCCCTGTGCTCAGATAGCTTAGATTAGCCTTGTGTAAAAGTTTTCCTAGAAGTTCTGTGAATAACTGTTTATAAAAGGTCTCAAAAATATGGGCAATTTGCACTGTGTCTGAACGAGAAATTGCAGAATGAGGGTCCTTAACTGTAAGAATAACACCTTTAGCCTGTGGGGGTCTAGAAAGTTTCTCTAATAATGAACCTACTTTATTCCcccatatataatatttgtgtttcaaaaaaTGGGTATAAGGCTCTACTTTGGTGGCAACATGTGCATTTGAGGCTTTATTTGCTTCTTGCCAGATTAACTTCAGTGCATCGGTTTTATGTACCATGTACTTGCAAGACAAAGCAATTAAGGCTTGATAAGCTCTACTTTTACAGGTGGTATATTCTATTATATAGCCTCTCAATAACGCCTTCATGGTTCGCTATAATAGTTCTAGAGTGACCCAGTGTGGCTCACTGACTTTTAACCAAATTACCAAAATACTTAGGAAATCTCCATACGAAAGTACAAGAAAATGGTCTGGAGAGGCCCAAGGTTAATTGGACTGGTGCTCGGTCAGataattataggcctacaatgtaaaataaattttcatgcaaaacattgtaacactttttgaggaaaaaaaactgacagaattagaacgccaagGGGTTAAATGGATTAAAACTTTCTTCCTCTTTTGAGGGCTTTTAAGCCCTGCCACATTCCAGGATAGTAATTTTAGTGTGTAAAAATCGATTTTGGTTGGGGTAGTATGGGCTTAGAAGATGCCAGTCGTAACACCTAGGGGGGGATATTTTACtcagatttctttttaattgagCAGACCGCAGTCCCAGCGAGCTGCGGCTAAGCTTATAACAACATAAATCTAAACGCGTTGTATTACTAATTTCTCTCCAGGGCTTAGTTAAATGAACTAAACAGAACTTGATCCCAAGTAGTTGAAACCACACGGCTCTATGCCACAATTCTAATAGATGACAATataaattttctttcattttgaacttCTTACTTAAAACTCCTCTGCCCAGGTATCTCAGTCAGAGGACAGGAAAAGGAGTATATTAATTCTTCGAAGAACCATATTATCAGTGcgaataaacaataaatactatctgaaaaaacaatatttaggacAATAAAGTGCATAAAATCCTTAACAGTTAAACAATTAGGTGGGTGCTTTGTTAGTTAGTTGGTACCTAAAATTTGTACTGTTGGCATGACAACTATGGGAAACCGATGTCTTTCTTGAAATAACTAAAAATCATGGAATGTGCTGCTCCTCTTGCTGTATGAAATTCAAGGCTTGTTGTGGATCATCAAATATTTTTGTGTCGCCAGCCCAAGTAATATGTAATTTTGCAGGGTATAGAAGAGCAAATTGTGCGCCCAATTCCACTAGACATCGGCATGTGGGaacaaaaagcttttctttttatttttttcagcaactGCTGCGAAGAAGTCCTGAAAAATCAAAACTTTCACCTCACCGACTCTCACCTCCCTCTGCCTGCGGTAGGCTGCTAGTACTGTGTCCTTGTGCATCCCCCGTGAAAGAATTTTGCAATCACCAGTCGTGGTCTTTGATTTGCTGATAGACAGTCAGGCCCAATTCTGTGCACTCTCTCAAAGGCCCGAGCAGTGAGAGGGGGAAACTTAACATCAGATTAACTGAAAGAAATTTCTGTAAGTCCTGACCTTTGTATTCTTCAGGAATACCTATTAAGCGCATATTTGACCTTCTGTTATGATCttccaaatcttccaatttctCCTCTATAGATGCCATATGATTGGTcttcatgtttatttttccttgaGCCTCAATAAGTTGATCCTCTAGATCGCTAACACGTTGTTCAAACTCAACAATTCATGTAGTGTTGTAGGATTTGTTGGTGACAGCAGTTTCAAAGGCATGTCGCAGTGcaccaaatttttttaataaagtagggCTTAAGTAGGTCTGCAACTTCTCTGGCCATAGATTCCCGGGGTAGGTGGGGAGCGCAGATGAAGACAAATCAGAGGATGTTTCCTGTGAGGTTGACAAAGGTAGCAATTCTGGTGATTCAGGTGAAAGGATTGGCAATGACGGCCCTGATTTTTGTGAGGGTTTCCCCTTGGGTTTGGAAGATTGTTTGCGACTCGGATTAGGCTAGGATTTACTAATATATCTCTCCATCTTAGCAATACGGCACACAGCAAGTAGACCAGAAGTATACCGCTATTAAATCAGGCACCACTTATAAAAGCAATTGGATTtgcaagataaaaagaaaacaattgtagTAATATTTCCAGGCTTTGATTGCAGATTTCAGTGGCAAGGCACAAGCATGCAAACTGCACAAGTTAAGCAGTATAGCCACTAGGTTGCAGTGGCTATTGAGGAGATAGGACTAATGTAGCCACTGCAGGTGTATGAGGAAAACACTCtagtaaaaataaatgccaaGCAAATGActcatccaatgtttctgtggacACCAGGCTGCAGAACTGTAATCTTCAATTCCCTGCTAAGATTAATAGTCATGTACAGGGCTGGGAGTGTGATGGCTTCTAGGTGCCATGCAGCCTGATACAGAGCTTCAACTTGTCACTAGTGAGCAAAAAAACCCCACCCTGTTGTCACTAATAATCAGCTCCCTCTCAATAAAGATTTATCCCCCAGGACTCTGGGGATAAACCAAAGCCTTGGATGACACCGGATACAACGTTTCAAACAGGAGCGGTGAAGTGTTGGTGTTGCAGCCACCTTGTTCGGCACTGCCCCTGTCTCTAGATgatatttcactgtttttttaatctgtttttccAGTCATTTAATATACACTGCATCCATGATACAGAATTCACTGCACACTAAGAGCCTACTTTTGGAGTTTCCACCAAATTCAATAAAGCAATGACAgcttacataatatatttaagaaaatatGCAATTGGTTGCTAACCTTTTGTTCACAATTGCTAGTGAGATTAATTCTGTATTCAATCCTTGTTTAAACTTACCAGGTGTCTCTGCAAACACTTAAGACTCTTGACATATTTGAGGCAGAATTCACATAAGTAGAGGACAGGTAGCACAGTCAACTCTTGGGGATAAGGAGAGAAGTACCAAGGCTTGAGGCGGTGACGTCCTAGCTCAATACATTCAATGTTCTTCATGCGGGTAATAATGTCATCATGGCTGCGGTCAGACACCAAGCTTCCCGTCATTCGTGGTGCAGAAGGGATTCCATCTGAACTGTCCTGGGAGTCCTAAAgtataccaaacaaaatattttaacccagTCCTCAAATAAACCAACTAGTTTATACATCTAGAAAATGAATGACAATTTGCCCGACACTTAATTATTTGCAAGTCTTTCTTATCCAAACAACAAAACCTGCTTACAAAATGCTTGAAGAATATATTCTCACAAACACCAACATTTAGCAGTGTTGATAGGTGTCAGGTAAATTCATAATAACTAAAAGTGGGTAGGAAAACTAGGAGCTCGCAGTTGTTTGAGAAAGATTTATATTTCTCTGCTTTAAGTTCAGGTACCATTATCATAGCCagacacattttacatttgcGCTCATAAGCTCATATTGCAGTCATAAAAAGATAATGTTACAATAATTTCTACCAGCATATTTCTGTTCAAAGAGCTTTCAAATACCTAAAAGGACCTATTTTGCTCATAGCAAATTATGACCAACTTAAGACCAAGAGCCCTTCCTACATTTCCTAGACACACTTTCTCAACTTCCAAAGGATGCTTTTTTTATAGGTTGGCAGAACACAGGTTATCTTAagcatggaaatgtttttgtgattATTAAAAAGGTATAGTTATTTTTCAGATAGGGAACACCACTACTGGAAAAGTCTCCTCCGTTGCATACTGAACAGAACAGTTTGCAAATGAACGTAAGACTTCAAGCCACTACATGAAATAATTGCTATCAACAGATTagtaaatataattaatacaatcctatatatatatatatatatatatatcccatacAATACCTATATCTCAGACCTATGGTAAACCAACTACCATCTTTTCTAAAAGACACAACTGAAATTGTAAAATTCACATCTCAAATAAGACGTCCCCCAGACTCACTTTTGGTGACCATTGATGTGGAAGCCCTTTATTCTAGCATCCCTCACAAGTTAGGAATAGATATTTTATACGAATATATTTCCAAATACTACCCATCCAATACCGCTTTCAATCAATTTATCATCAACCTTGTAGAATATATtctcactaaaaacatttttatgtttaataataaatattatttgcaaacACAGGGTGTCACgatggggacaaaatgtgccccaACATATGCAAACATCTTCATAGGTGATTGGGAGAACTTATTTCTAAACTCAACTATGCCACCATATGGTCATTGTATAACAAATTGGAAATGTTATATTGATGACAtaattttcttttgaaacaaTGATGCAAACTCCttggaaacatttttccaattatTACAAGtaaacaattacaatttaaaatgcaCCCTCTTTTACAGTCAACAAGAGGTTCCTTTCTTGGACATTTACCTCAAACTGACAGAAGACGGTAGAATAACTACCAGCTTATTTCGTAAAGACACTGCAGGAAATACTATTCTTTATGCGGCTAGCGGTCATCAGCAGCGGCTGAAGAATAGTATTCTCTTCGGTCAGTACTTAAGACTCAGGCgaaactgtacaaatatttaggACTTTGAAAAAGAAGCTAAGGCTCCTATGGATAGACCCCTTTGCAGAGGATACAGCAAGAACATTTTAAGAAAGgcatataataaagcaaaaacctTAGAACGTCATGATCTTCTTCTCAGGAAATCTGATAATACGaaaggaggagagaagagagaaaatacCCAAGACTAATAAGCACCTATAATAGACAACATCAGTCTCCAAGAAACATTGTATCTACTCTACAAGAAAACAACTCTACAAGAAACATCGTATCCAAGCACTGGTATATCTTATGAACAGATCCCTCTATTAGCAAACTCATACAACCAAATCCTGCATTGACCTTCAAAATCTCTTTCCCTTAGGTATACCCTGGTATCCAGTCATTACTGGCCGCAAAAATACTCTTTGATACTACACCTGGTACCTACAAATGTGGGCATTGCCCGCAATGAAAATGGGTTTGTGAAAGCCAATCAATAATGCTTCCAAACAACACTATACACAGAATTAAACACAGAGTAGACTGTTCAACCAATGGAGTTATATACTTAGTACTATGCAAATGTGGCAGTTTTTATGTTGGGAAAACTAAGAGAACTTTTGAGAAACGTATATATATGAGCACATCTATAATATCAATCCAGGAAGAATCATAACCCCTTCAAGTTACCACATTGGTACCCGACACACTTTTAATATTAGTGTAATCTCTTTTAGTGCATTGGATCACATCCCCCTAAATCTCAGAGAGGGTGACATCGATAAACTTTTAAAATCAGAAACTCGATGGATATTTCACCTGAAGGCAACATGTCCATCTGGTTTGAACGATATGTTCATCTTTAAACCATTCCTATAAACCTTACCACCTTTCCTTATGCTTTTTACAACCTCTCTGTAGCGTTCTTTTATGAACTACAACTTATTAACCTCCACCTTTCACACCTTatcaatattactttatatttgcccCTCATTACCTACATAAGGATCATAGGTGTACTATATGACATTCTAGTTACATATCTATAAAGTAGACCATTATCagacattttttgacaaaaacattgaatatataaatgtgtatgaaTATCCATTCAAACAATAATTACTGCAATCTTGAATATGACCTCATAACAATGTTACAGTAGAGTAGTTGTACTCTACTGTAACATTGTTATACGAGGTCATATTAAAAAATGACTGATAATGGTCTACTTTAAAGATATGTAACTAGAATGTCATATTGAAGATTGTAGCAATTATTGTCTGAATAGATATTGACACATATTTATGTATACTATGTTCTTGCTTTAAACAATGACTGAAATGGTTTACCTCCAAAATCTGTAATTATGTCATATtgaatattgtaataattattgttcAAATAGATTTCCACACATTGTCATGTAtaccatttttttgttaaaaacaatgaTTGATAATGGTTTACCTTAAAGATCTGTAATTTATGGGTCCCCAAGAAAATatccacattttatatattaactcCATAGTCTTTTTCACTGTTATACATTGAATTTTACCTATACAAGGGAACTGGGGCACCCATGTTCACTTGGGTGCACGGACTGCTACACCACTGC
The genomic region above belongs to Pyxicephalus adspersus chromosome 9, UCB_Pads_2.0, whole genome shotgun sequence and contains:
- the KAT5 gene encoding histone acetyltransferase KAT5; amino-acid sequence: MAEAEVVEGCRLPVLRKNQDNEVEWPLAEILSVKDLSAKKLFYVHYIDFNKRLDEWVTYDRLDLKKIQFPKKEAKTPTKNGLSGSRPSSPEREVRKIPELILPPVAAPAGGGKSLPVPKRKVEIVSPATPVPPVVENTQASVFPQNGTARRPSAPAVPPARKRKSNCLNADEVMIDEDSQDSSDGIPSAPRMTGSLVSDRSHDDIITRMKNIECIELGRHRLKPWYFSPYPQELTVLPVLYLCEFCLKYVKSLKCLQRHLTKCNLRHPPGNEIYRKGTISFFEIDGRKNKSYSQNLCLLAKCFLDHKTLYYDTDPFLFYIMTEYDSKGFHIVGYFSKEKESTEDYNVACILTLPPYQRRGYGKLLIEFSYELSKVEGKTGTPEKPLSDLGLLSYRSYWSQTILEILMELKTETGERPQITINEISEITSIKKEDVISTLQYLNLINYYKGQYILTLSEDIVEGHERAMLKRILRIDSKCLHFTPKDWSKRGKW